The proteins below come from a single Chryseobacterium bernardetii genomic window:
- a CDS encoding DUF932 domain-containing protein, with the protein MAHNINFNERTGRYSFFSVQQKAWHGLGQIVEQYPTSEEAIKHAGLDYEVVKSPLFTKGSGIIETANDIEIGSSELEVPNYFANIRTDNNAVLGVVGKDYHIVQNREAFNFFDAIVGGGEGILYETAGALGNGERIFITAKLPDYIRVGNGDDVTEKYIFLTTSHDGSGSITAAFTPIRIVCQNTLNASLRSMTNVVRIKHTSGAKGRIENAHKIMGLANTLSNQLEGIFNEWAKVKVSDSEVKKLIQLALCPNKETLDLIKKGAEDEISTVFKNTVEDAFAYAMISDTQQMDTTKGTLFGAYNAVTGYYQNVRNYKNDEAKLQSIVLGGTAQLKSQKAFELCNGFALDGAEILNLN; encoded by the coding sequence ATGGCACATAATATCAATTTCAACGAGAGAACAGGACGTTATTCATTTTTCAGCGTTCAGCAAAAAGCGTGGCACGGTTTAGGGCAAATCGTGGAGCAATACCCAACAAGCGAGGAAGCTATCAAACACGCAGGATTAGATTACGAAGTCGTAAAATCCCCACTTTTTACCAAAGGTTCGGGCATTATCGAAACGGCTAACGACATAGAGATAGGCAGTAGCGAATTGGAAGTACCTAACTATTTCGCCAACATTCGCACCGATAACAATGCCGTATTGGGCGTAGTCGGTAAGGATTACCACATCGTACAAAACCGTGAAGCCTTTAATTTCTTTGATGCTATTGTAGGCGGTGGCGAGGGCATTCTGTATGAAACCGCAGGAGCATTAGGCAACGGTGAACGCATTTTTATCACAGCCAAACTGCCTGACTATATTCGTGTGGGTAATGGCGATGATGTTACGGAAAAGTACATTTTCCTTACCACTTCGCACGATGGTAGCGGAAGTATCACAGCCGCATTCACGCCTATCAGAATTGTTTGTCAAAATACCTTAAACGCTTCATTACGCAGTATGACTAATGTTGTCCGTATCAAACACACTTCGGGAGCAAAAGGACGTATCGAGAACGCTCACAAGATTATGGGACTTGCCAACACATTGAGCAACCAATTAGAGGGCATTTTTAATGAGTGGGCAAAAGTAAAGGTATCAGACAGTGAAGTTAAAAAGCTAATCCAATTGGCACTTTGCCCGAATAAGGAAACGCTTGACCTTATCAAAAAAGGTGCAGAAGATGAAATTTCCACCGTGTTCAAAAACACCGTTGAAGATGCTTTTGCATACGCAATGATAAGCGACACCCAACAAATGGATACGACAAAAGGAACATTGTTCGGAGCTTATAATGCGGTTACAGGTTACTATCAGAACGTAAGAAATTACAAGAATGATGAAGCCAAGTTGCAGAGCATTGTATTGGGTGGCACTGCTCAACTCAAATCACAGAAAGCATTTGAATTGTGTAATGGTTTTGCTTTAGATGGTGCAGAAATCCTAAACCTTAATTAA
- the lanM gene encoding type 2 lanthipeptide synthetase LanM, giving the protein MFKFSLQNTEVPHNIAPDFYYCNYDINNYVESSLKSLISRYNLNYSAEIIDSISSQIILSLKNGLLSLTMVHEFEIANRAELLNEGSLLEDFIILTNTVEWKEYFLEKYPDIEHKISEIIDKRLEYCVFFLRKLNEDYPEINNSFKINITPDMIAGLELFKGDIHRGGKFVISVTFEEGSILYFKPRDSYNELFFMHILSLIQEKGKALNIEMPSILTREDYSWMSHLEYGNDFQTKAEVENFYEELGKTLCVFHALGTSDIIPDNLIITNNKIGFFDLECIISKPLLKNYDTVTGIFKESLMKTDALTGLLMIDGEYNSYLVSSIFFRLSNQETTYSNWDKESLSFEKKEGRAFTGIDTHVPQINNEYIDFNDTYYECVKKGFKEMYLFFIDNKEYFIEKIGEIPKKLRVILHATSVYTQLLRESIVPENLIDNTEFLEILDSFIQITYVDGMLVPPHTLKTSIARQFDTNDIPFFYFNTENGKLYDGNDRILCDDWQFDIVNYNKDRFASLNEEKLKLQIEILDLTTNYAFDLLGKECGIRKKQIFQKEIPFEIPVDTIKVTNEVHTKARAAAIKIADEILERKILHHGKINWISKVRESNNRYNISLLNYDLYDGVSGMCFVYLHLYNVTGDTRYQWAAESIFEELSDILLRRDQDNYYANLSPEILENIPVSPYYYPASLLYLLFQHPLLHTEKNIASIPIILNQLSFLLDSTKQNDFLLGTLGLLSMLLDLKKGFPIHYREQLESLINKCIEKLEKEAKKVENKLLWESIDNDTVKDFGGFAHGSSSAALVISKVKALHKDIDIKIDEILNHDRSFYDKEIEGWIDNREDIISSRDSAAWCHGSAGIGLGRLLLSEYYTDDIIEDEIAVARENIIKHGIGYNQCICHGDLGNLEVLYAMALKAGDERQQIKVLTYIDKIAEKVLNGEVLREGNEGTTEVLGLFTGVVGQVFQFLRFSAWEKVPSILCLELPNNLNKILHE; this is encoded by the coding sequence ATGTTTAAGTTTTCATTACAAAATACAGAAGTTCCCCATAATATAGCTCCTGATTTTTATTACTGTAATTATGATATCAATAATTATGTTGAGTCATCTTTAAAATCTTTAATATCTCGATACAATCTGAATTATTCTGCTGAAATTATAGACAGTATTTCTTCTCAGATTATTTTAAGCTTAAAAAATGGGTTATTGTCATTAACAATGGTTCATGAATTTGAGATCGCTAATAGAGCAGAATTACTTAATGAAGGTTCATTACTGGAAGATTTTATCATTCTGACCAATACTGTTGAATGGAAAGAATATTTTTTAGAGAAATATCCAGATATTGAACATAAGATTTCTGAAATTATTGACAAGAGATTAGAATATTGTGTTTTTTTCCTTCGTAAACTTAATGAAGATTATCCGGAGATTAATAATTCATTTAAAATTAATATTACTCCGGATATGATAGCGGGGCTGGAACTCTTTAAAGGAGATATTCATCGTGGTGGTAAATTTGTGATTTCTGTAACCTTTGAAGAGGGAAGTATTTTATATTTTAAACCCAGAGATTCTTATAATGAGCTTTTTTTCATGCATATATTGTCGTTAATTCAGGAAAAAGGAAAAGCTCTCAATATTGAAATGCCATCTATTTTAACAAGAGAAGATTATTCCTGGATGTCACATTTGGAATATGGTAATGATTTTCAAACCAAAGCTGAGGTTGAAAACTTTTATGAGGAATTGGGGAAAACGCTATGCGTTTTTCATGCTTTAGGAACTTCAGATATAATTCCGGATAATTTAATTATAACCAATAATAAAATTGGTTTTTTTGACCTGGAGTGCATCATATCAAAACCTCTCCTTAAAAATTATGATACAGTTACAGGTATTTTCAAGGAAAGTCTCATGAAAACAGATGCGCTTACCGGCTTATTAATGATAGATGGGGAATATAATTCTTATTTGGTAAGTTCAATATTTTTTAGGCTGAGTAATCAGGAGACTACCTATTCAAATTGGGATAAAGAATCACTGTCATTTGAAAAAAAAGAAGGAAGGGCCTTTACAGGTATAGATACTCATGTTCCCCAAATTAATAATGAATATATAGATTTTAATGATACTTACTATGAATGTGTTAAGAAAGGATTTAAAGAGATGTATTTATTCTTTATTGACAACAAAGAATATTTTATAGAAAAGATTGGTGAAATTCCAAAAAAACTTAGGGTTATCCTGCACGCAACCTCTGTGTATACTCAATTACTCAGAGAATCTATTGTACCCGAAAATTTAATTGATAATACAGAATTTTTAGAAATTCTTGACAGTTTCATACAGATTACTTATGTTGATGGAATGCTAGTACCCCCTCACACTTTAAAAACTTCCATAGCAAGACAATTTGATACTAATGATATTCCTTTCTTTTACTTTAATACTGAAAACGGAAAATTATATGATGGTAATGATCGTATTTTATGTGATGACTGGCAGTTTGATATTGTAAATTATAATAAAGATCGTTTTGCTTCTCTTAATGAAGAAAAGCTTAAACTTCAGATAGAAATTCTTGATCTTACAACGAACTATGCTTTTGATTTATTAGGTAAGGAATGTGGAATAAGAAAAAAACAGATCTTCCAGAAGGAAATTCCTTTCGAAATTCCTGTAGATACAATAAAAGTAACTAATGAGGTTCATACCAAAGCAAGAGCTGCAGCTATTAAAATTGCAGATGAAATTTTAGAAAGAAAAATTCTGCATCATGGTAAAATAAACTGGATCAGTAAAGTACGGGAAAGCAATAACAGATATAATATAAGCTTGTTAAACTATGATTTGTATGACGGAGTATCAGGAATGTGTTTTGTTTATTTACATCTTTATAATGTTACAGGTGATACAAGGTATCAATGGGCGGCTGAAAGCATTTTTGAGGAACTTTCAGATATTTTACTGAGAAGGGATCAGGATAATTATTATGCTAATTTGTCGCCGGAAATCTTAGAAAATATTCCTGTATCTCCATATTATTATCCGGCATCACTTTTATATCTTTTATTTCAGCACCCTTTGCTTCACACTGAAAAAAATATAGCTTCCATTCCGATTATACTTAACCAATTGAGCTTTCTGCTGGATTCAACCAAACAGAATGATTTTTTGTTGGGAACATTGGGGCTTTTGTCTATGCTGTTGGATCTGAAGAAAGGTTTCCCGATACATTATAGAGAACAGTTAGAATCCCTCATTAATAAATGTATTGAGAAATTAGAGAAGGAAGCAAAAAAAGTAGAAAATAAATTATTGTGGGAATCTATTGATAATGATACTGTTAAAGATTTTGGTGGCTTTGCACATGGATCATCCTCTGCGGCTTTAGTCATAAGTAAAGTAAAAGCTTTGCATAAAGACATTGATATTAAGATTGACGAAATACTTAACCATGACCGATCTTTTTATGATAAAGAAATTGAAGGATGGATTGACAACAGAGAAGATATAATTTCTTCCAGAGATTCTGCTGCTTGGTGTCATGGTTCTGCAGGAATTGGCTTGGGAAGATTGCTGCTATCTGAGTATTATACAGATGATATCATTGAAGATGAGATCGCTGTTGCCAGAGAAAATATAATTAAGCATGGGATAGGATACAATCAATGTATATGTCATGGAGATTTAGGAAATCTTGAAGTCCTTTATGCCATGGCTTTAAAAGCAGGAGATGAGAGACAACAAATTAAAGTACTTACATATATAGACAAAATTGCTGAAAAAGTCTTAAATGGAGAAGTTCTTAGAGAAGGGAATGAAGGAACAACTGAAGTTTTGGGACTATTTACAGGAGTTGTAGGACAGGTATTTCAGTTCCTTCGTTTTTCAGCATGGGAGAAAGTACCAAGCATATTGTGCTTGGAACTGCCAAATAATCTAAATAAAATATTACATGAATAA
- a CDS encoding helix-turn-helix domain-containing protein: MEVIAIQKSALDGMTNELKALLELTENATRKYIPIFKEEKWLDNQEVCLMMKITKRTLQTYKDKGLLPYSKLNRKNYYKLSDVQALLEAGQPYNTNDNGFIDE, translated from the coding sequence ATGGAAGTTATCGCAATACAAAAATCCGCATTGGACGGAATGACAAATGAACTGAAAGCACTTTTGGAATTGACCGAAAACGCCACTCGGAAATATATCCCGATTTTCAAAGAAGAAAAATGGTTAGATAACCAGGAAGTTTGTTTGATGATGAAGATTACTAAACGGACTTTGCAGACCTACAAGGACAAAGGGCTGTTACCTTATTCCAAACTGAACCGCAAGAATTATTATAAACTCTCGGATGTACAGGCTTTGCTCGAAGCCGGACAACCTTACAATACCAATGACAATGGATTTATTGACGAATGA
- a CDS encoding PRTRC system ThiF family protein, whose amino-acid sequence MNTAKTAVHFTDNYLLNPTNPISVNLIGAGGTGSKVLTALMEINESLIALGHAGLQVRLWDDDVITSANLGRQRFAESETGLYKSVALINRCNRWAGTNWKAETRKFEKDNFGRPPEKARAIITITCVDNVQARFGVAEILKEISYRRHYQDEPKYWLDFGNSQDTGQVLLSTIGEIKQPNSEKYQTVASLPFVTDEFGELLKQSEQEDNTPSCSLAEALEKQDLFINSSLTQMGCSLLWNLFRRGMTEYRGFFHNLKDFRTHPIKVA is encoded by the coding sequence ATGAATACAGCAAAAACAGCAGTTCATTTTACGGACAACTATTTACTCAACCCTACCAATCCGATTTCGGTAAACCTTATCGGAGCAGGTGGTACAGGCTCAAAAGTATTGACCGCCTTAATGGAAATAAACGAAAGTTTGATAGCATTAGGACACGCAGGGTTGCAAGTCCGCCTTTGGGATGATGATGTTATCACGAGTGCCAATTTGGGCAGACAGCGTTTTGCAGAAAGTGAAACAGGATTATACAAATCCGTTGCTTTAATCAATCGTTGCAACCGTTGGGCAGGTACAAATTGGAAAGCCGAAACCCGAAAATTTGAAAAAGATAATTTTGGAAGACCACCCGAAAAAGCAAGGGCAATTATTACTATTACATGTGTGGACAATGTACAGGCGAGGTTTGGTGTTGCTGAAATCCTTAAAGAAATAAGCTACCGCAGACATTACCAAGATGAGCCAAAATATTGGTTGGATTTTGGCAACAGCCAAGATACAGGACAAGTGCTACTATCTACTATCGGAGAGATAAAGCAACCCAATTCAGAGAAATACCAAACGGTGGCAAGCCTGCCATTTGTTACCGATGAATTTGGCGAATTGTTGAAGCAATCCGAGCAAGAGGACAATACGCCAAGTTGCTCACTTGCCGAAGCATTGGAAAAGCAGGATTTGTTTATCAATTCATCATTGACACAAATGGGTTGCTCCTTGTTGTGGAACTTGTTTCGTAGGGGAATGACCGAATACAGGGGATTTTTTCACAATTTGAAAGATTTCCGAACCCACCCGATAAAAGTCGCCTGA
- a CDS encoding helix-turn-helix domain-containing protein, with amino-acid sequence MDLLTNDNEEIISHQEMILLLRNRIESILKNYRPVMNGEIYLSGEDVCKLLHISKRTLQQYRDDNILPYIQIGGKIIYKETDLMTILEQNYINHKTNSD; translated from the coding sequence ATGGATTTATTGACGAATGATAATGAAGAAATCATTTCCCATCAAGAAATGATATTGCTGTTGAGAAACCGTATCGAAAGTATATTAAAAAACTATCGTCCTGTAATGAATGGAGAAATTTATTTGTCGGGCGAAGATGTATGCAAACTGTTACACATTAGCAAACGCACTTTACAGCAATATCGTGATGATAATATCCTGCCGTATATTCAGATTGGTGGCAAAATTATTTATAAGGAAACAGATTTGATGACAATATTGGAGCAGAATTATATCAATCACAAAACTAATTCAGACTAA
- a CDS encoding single-stranded DNA-binding protein, with the protein MNITGRLTRDAEVRTTSQDKQVVNFSVATNDSYRNKQGERIEQTTYFDCSYWISPNVAKLLTKGTLVELSGRVSTRAWTGNDGEPRAGLNFHTSQIKLHGGGKKSETAQATTSTNNNKAEDDLPF; encoded by the coding sequence ATGAACATCACAGGAAGACTGACAAGGGATGCGGAAGTACGCACAACGTCACAGGACAAACAAGTAGTAAACTTTTCAGTAGCGACCAACGACAGCTACCGTAACAAGCAGGGCGAACGCATAGAGCAAACCACCTATTTCGACTGCTCCTATTGGATAAGCCCGAATGTAGCCAAGCTACTTACAAAAGGCACTTTGGTAGAACTATCGGGACGAGTAAGTACAAGAGCGTGGACAGGTAATGATGGAGAGCCAAGAGCAGGATTGAATTTCCATACCTCACAAATCAAATTGCACGGCGGTGGCAAAAAATCGGAAACGGCACAAGCTACCACAAGCACAAACAATAACAAGGCAGAAGACGACCTCCCATTTTAA
- a CDS encoding PRTRC system protein E, with translation MNTNFFNQIQQLDFTGVLQLNISKGIESNLIVTVLLNNEQCGDNAKNGIPPLTFNATPQEFDEEFFEQISTPIQKVSGLMVDMEKFLKQLEEVKKHSAIEKEKADRQKKEQEAKDKKFKDAMAKADELEKEGKFREAWMKVPDMTEYPEKADEIRKRKTSLSDKFATPSLFGTMEEVTADYPIDEADEEE, from the coding sequence ATGAATACAAATTTTTTCAATCAGATACAGCAGTTGGACTTTACAGGAGTTTTACAACTGAACATTTCAAAAGGAATAGAAAGCAACCTAATTGTAACGGTATTGCTTAACAACGAACAATGCGGAGATAATGCCAAAAACGGTATTCCCCCATTGACATTTAACGCCACACCCCAAGAGTTTGACGAGGAATTTTTTGAGCAGATTAGCACACCTATACAAAAGGTATCAGGCTTAATGGTGGATATGGAAAAATTCCTAAAGCAATTGGAAGAAGTTAAAAAGCATTCCGCAATAGAAAAAGAAAAAGCCGACAGGCAGAAGAAAGAACAGGAAGCCAAAGACAAGAAGTTTAAAGATGCTATGGCAAAGGCTGACGAGTTGGAGAAAGAGGGTAAATTCCGTGAAGCGTGGATGAAAGTACCCGATATGACGGAGTATCCCGAAAAAGCGGACGAGATACGCAAACGCAAAACATCATTATCCGACAAGTTCGCCACACCGAGCCTTTTCGGAACAATGGAAGAAGTTACTGCCGATTATCCTATTGATGAAGCGGACGAGGAAGAATAA
- a CDS encoding DUF1281 family ferredoxin-like fold protein — protein sequence MANWCSNTVVFEGKPETITAIQELFQSMKEKEEKTEEGQLPEFISKNNGGYFFNIYWNEGDEGQFQYETKWSPNIEVIQKIAEHYEVNFTQDYEEMGNLIYGRATFYDKLLTDIYLEDEDFEQYGFDEETDTYHFEGETYESDYEILETLLERKIKNQQP from the coding sequence ATGGCAAATTGGTGCAGTAATACAGTTGTATTCGAGGGGAAACCCGAAACAATCACAGCAATACAGGAACTTTTTCAATCAATGAAGGAAAAGGAAGAAAAAACCGAAGAAGGGCAACTACCCGAATTTATTTCTAAAAATAATGGTGGTTATTTCTTCAATATCTATTGGAATGAAGGCGATGAAGGGCAATTTCAGTATGAAACAAAATGGTCGCCCAATATAGAAGTAATTCAAAAGATAGCGGAACATTACGAAGTGAACTTTACACAGGATTATGAAGAAATGGGCAATCTTATATATGGTAGGGCAACATTTTATGACAAGCTACTCACAGATATTTATTTGGAAGACGAAGATTTTGAACAATACGGGTTTGATGAAGAAACGGACACCTACCATTTCGAAGGAGAAACTTACGAAAGTGATTACGAGATATTGGAAACCTTATTGGAGCGAAAAATCAAAAATCAGCAACCTTAA
- a CDS encoding DUF1905 domain-containing protein: MKYLVKDEELELKYEAGKGAWTYHIQVPNTKHIVGKWGSLKVSGTIDNYTIDSVNLFTIGGQDKLISINDKIRKAISKSGGDTVTVTLYLLTSKEPITEKEILDTFRNSGVLKSFNKLPKEDRIKIIEKISSTKSEDKQVNLILKYIDQLGDDND, translated from the coding sequence ATGAAATACTTAGTAAAGGACGAGGAACTCGAATTGAAATATGAAGCAGGTAAAGGTGCTTGGACATATCACATCCAAGTACCTAACACTAAACATATCGTAGGAAAATGGGGTTCATTGAAAGTATCTGGTACAATTGACAACTACACAATTGACAGTGTTAATTTGTTTACGATTGGAGGACAAGACAAGCTAATTTCAATTAATGACAAAATCAGGAAAGCAATCAGCAAAAGTGGTGGCGACACTGTAACTGTGACACTTTACTTATTGACTTCAAAGGAGCCGATTACAGAAAAAGAAATATTAGATACTTTTAGAAATTCGGGTGTTTTAAAATCGTTCAATAAATTACCAAAAGAAGATAGGATCAAAATTATTGAAAAAATATCCTCTACAAAATCCGAGGACAAACAAGTAAATCTAATTTTGAAATACATTGACCAATTGGGTGACGACAATGATTAA
- a CDS encoding DNA-binding response regulator has translation METGTAQKKITLAFINDKSPILDFICKDLIASGTEVLFRSESMEAGLSQLSSLNELPKICIIDLDFYDKNILVQLQGLRTKYPTIKLIAHSDIDDEKVGKYLLDIGFSSYLLIGNDAEYFRKVIEAVIN, from the coding sequence ATGGAAACTGGTACAGCACAAAAAAAAATTACACTCGCCTTTATCAATGATAAAAGCCCAATTTTAGATTTCATTTGTAAAGACCTCATTGCTTCAGGAACTGAAGTCTTATTTCGTTCAGAAAGCATGGAAGCTGGACTGTCACAATTATCTTCATTAAATGAACTCCCTAAAATTTGTATTATCGACCTTGATTTTTACGATAAAAACATACTGGTACAACTTCAGGGATTAAGAACAAAATATCCAACAATAAAACTGATTGCACATAGTGATATTGATGATGAGAAAGTGGGTAAATATCTTTTAGATATTGGTTTTTCAAGTTACTTGCTGATTGGTAATGATGCGGAATATTTTAGAAAAGTAATAGAAGCCGTTATCAATTAG
- a CDS encoding site-specific integrase — MTQTKKSTFKLLFYLKKNELKKNGNAPIMARITIDGTPKTFGTKLEIDPSNWDLKYGRVEGKSATALNINKKLDNIRGRIDKIYEDMLKHEGFATSQKVKLSFLGVGVMDDAILKVFNDKNEEFKKLVDKEERSQSTYNKYITVYNHLTAFIKERYHRDDMAFRELTGDFIREFDFYLRYDLQSTHNTVWVYTMPVLSLVELAIKKSLIRDNPFQDYEINMEETDRGYILKEDVEKLMMCVPPHPRYELVKDLFIFSCFTGLAYADIKKLTRNNIQSFFDGHQWIISRRKKSDIASNVRLMEIPKRIIEKYLGSTRNEFIFPVPTNVTCNTHIGKLIEKAEIITEQKVTFHTARHTFGTMFLTEGVPLESLSKMMGHKNISTTQIYAKITSQKISKDMDLVAPKFKEIEEAFLQVI, encoded by the coding sequence ATGACGCAGACAAAAAAATCAACGTTCAAACTGCTTTTCTACTTGAAAAAGAACGAACTGAAAAAAAATGGTAATGCTCCGATTATGGCACGTATTACCATTGACGGAACACCTAAAACTTTCGGGACAAAGTTAGAAATTGACCCAAGCAATTGGGATCTAAAATATGGAAGAGTTGAGGGCAAAAGCGCAACAGCTTTAAATATTAATAAAAAGTTGGATAACATACGTGGGCGTATTGACAAAATTTATGAAGATATGCTGAAACACGAGGGCTTTGCTACTTCCCAAAAAGTAAAGCTCTCATTCTTGGGTGTTGGTGTAATGGATGATGCAATTCTAAAAGTCTTTAACGATAAAAATGAGGAATTTAAAAAATTGGTTGACAAGGAAGAACGTTCACAAAGCACCTACAACAAGTACATCACGGTTTATAATCATCTTACCGCTTTTATCAAAGAACGCTATCATCGTGATGATATGGCCTTTCGGGAATTGACTGGAGATTTTATTAGGGAATTTGATTTTTATCTTCGGTACGATTTACAGTCTACACATAATACGGTTTGGGTTTACACGATGCCTGTGCTAAGTCTGGTGGAATTGGCTATTAAAAAAAGTTTGATACGTGATAATCCGTTTCAAGATTATGAAATTAATATGGAAGAAACCGACAGGGGTTATATTCTTAAAGAAGATGTAGAAAAACTGATGATGTGTGTACCGCCCCACCCACGGTATGAGCTTGTGAAAGATCTTTTTATTTTCAGTTGTTTTACCGGACTTGCTTATGCGGATATTAAAAAACTGACAAGGAACAATATTCAGTCTTTCTTCGATGGCCATCAATGGATCATCAGCCGAAGAAAAAAATCAGATATTGCTTCTAATGTTCGGTTAATGGAAATCCCAAAACGTATCATAGAAAAATACCTCGGTAGCACTCGTAATGAGTTTATCTTTCCAGTTCCAACCAATGTAACCTGCAATACTCACATTGGCAAATTAATTGAAAAAGCTGAAATTATTACAGAACAAAAAGTAACTTTTCACACCGCAAGACACACATTTGGAACGATGTTTTTGACCGAAGGCGTACCTCTTGAAAGCCTTAGCAAAATGATGGGACATAAAAACATTTCAACTACACAGATTTATGCTAAAATTACCAGCCAAAAGATTAGTAAGGATATGGATTTGGTAGCTCCTAAATTTAAGGAGATTGAAGAAGCGTTTTTACAGGTTATATAG
- a CDS encoding PRTRC system protein B, translating to MNTTTDIKDHFGTLYYAKSALVFYETKGTENDMYVEHFDMDSNGTPINAHPLTVEEANILAKSLQTDEEKNQAFLKPKGILPTNILRINQNAEKGTVLWYTKTQQRKLYFVDSLGIPNGMAQVPPMLWLASKNSLTVFALANDRRPTEKTPLHYAPFFNIYEKGNVCMGTVSIDIKNSASVEEFILAWEDYFFNSYFSHSLCENLTKTNIVNLWKDLINTDKPFPKEILKKNNKTLKNLL from the coding sequence ATGAATACAACAACAGATATAAAAGACCATTTTGGAACATTGTACTATGCAAAATCCGCTTTGGTTTTCTATGAAACCAAAGGAACAGAAAACGATATGTACGTGGAGCATTTTGATATGGACAGCAACGGAACGCCTATCAATGCCCATCCATTAACCGTAGAAGAAGCCAATATTTTAGCAAAGTCCTTACAGACCGATGAAGAAAAGAACCAAGCATTTTTAAAACCAAAAGGAATTTTACCGACCAATATCCTACGTATCAATCAAAATGCTGAAAAAGGTACGGTACTTTGGTACACCAAAACACAACAACGGAAACTGTATTTTGTGGATAGTTTGGGCATACCTAACGGAATGGCACAAGTACCGCCAATGCTATGGTTAGCGAGCAAAAACAGTCTTACAGTATTTGCTTTGGCAAATGACAGAAGACCCACCGAGAAAACGCCATTGCATTATGCACCTTTCTTCAATATCTACGAAAAGGGCAATGTATGTATGGGTACGGTAAGCATAGATATTAAAAATTCGGCTTCGGTTGAGGAATTTATACTGGCGTGGGAAGATTATTTTTTCAATTCCTATTTCAGCCATTCTTTATGCGAAAACTTGACTAAAACAAACATTGTAAACCTTTGGAAAGACCTTATCAATACGGATAAACCTTTTCCGAAAGAAATATTAAAAAAGAACAACAAAACCCTTAAAAATCTATTGTGA
- a CDS encoding 3-isopropylmalate dehydratase, which translates to MKIIDKKGNWIEVTDLIKAIQQTGWYKEYQHDPPRETDKERQEYWADMHEKLKREKSNNN; encoded by the coding sequence ATGAAAATCATAGACAAAAAAGGGAATTGGATTGAAGTTACCGACCTCATAAAAGCTATTCAACAAACAGGTTGGTATAAAGAATATCAGCACGACCCACCAAGAGAAACAGACAAGGAAAGACAGGAATATTGGGCAGATATGCACGAGAAACTCAAAAGAGAAAAAAGTAATAACAATTAA
- a CDS encoding PRTRC system protein C, with protein sequence MLLATQLERVFILKDKGQDIRLTDPEPRWSVEAVMNFYANMYPILTTAKASAPQIKDDAVEYKFESVMGTKG encoded by the coding sequence ATGTTATTAGCAACGCAATTAGAGAGAGTTTTTATACTCAAAGATAAAGGACAGGACATCAGACTGACCGACCCCGAACCACGTTGGAGCGTGGAAGCAGTAATGAATTTTTACGCCAATATGTACCCGATTTTGACAACTGCAAAAGCATCTGCACCGCAAATCAAGGATGATGCAGTAGAGTACAAATTTGAAAGCGTAATGGGAACGAAAGGTTAA